The proteins below are encoded in one region of Chloroflexota bacterium:
- a CDS encoding ABC transporter substrate-binding protein, translated as MGNLALTVACGPYDRTEALRTGAVLVEGIDLTYLPIQSPPEIFNRMVQKDSFDVAEMSVSLYMTRRSEGRFPFVALPIFPSRLFRHGFIFVNVDAGIREPKDLEGKRVGVQEFRQTAAVWIRGILHREYGVDLDSIHWLEGGVNAPRHPGTVMDLRPEEHQAVGLVEFIPEGRTLSDMLASGEIDAFIGARRPFSLGKSPRVARLFPNYRAVERAYYQKTGIFPIMHTLVLRERLYAEKPWVAESIFKAFEQAKAWALEQMRFSGAMRYMLPWLYDDIDELDALFGADPWPYGLEPNRATLETLMQFLVDQRFLPKPTPVDQLFVPIVTANE; from the coding sequence GTGGGAAACCTGGCCCTGACCGTCGCGTGCGGTCCCTACGATCGCACTGAGGCCCTTCGAACCGGCGCGGTGCTCGTCGAGGGAATCGATCTGACGTATCTGCCCATTCAGTCCCCGCCCGAGATTTTCAATCGGATGGTGCAGAAGGACTCCTTCGACGTCGCCGAGATGTCCGTCTCGCTGTACATGACGCGGCGCTCCGAGGGTCGATTCCCGTTCGTGGCGCTCCCGATCTTCCCGTCGCGCCTGTTTCGCCACGGGTTTATCTTCGTGAACGTCGACGCAGGGATTCGCGAACCCAAGGACCTGGAGGGGAAGCGAGTCGGCGTGCAGGAGTTTCGCCAGACGGCGGCCGTATGGATTCGCGGTATCCTCCATCGCGAATACGGTGTGGATTTGGATAGCATCCACTGGCTCGAGGGCGGGGTGAACGCGCCCCGACACCCCGGCACGGTGATGGACCTGCGACCCGAAGAGCATCAGGCCGTTGGGTTGGTGGAATTCATTCCGGAGGGACGGACGCTGAGCGACATGCTGGCCTCCGGCGAGATCGACGCGTTCATCGGCGCGCGCCGGCCGTTCTCGTTGGGGAAGAGCCCGAGGGTTGCGCGACTCTTTCCGAACTATCGCGCGGTTGAGCGAGCGTACTATCAAAAGACGGGAATCTTTCCCATCATGCACACGCTGGTGCTGCGGGAGCGCCTCTACGCTGAAAAACCGTGGGTCGCGGAGAGCATCTTCAAGGCCTTTGAACAGGCGAAGGCGTGGGCTCTCGAGCAGATGCGGTTTAGCGGCGCGATGCGCTACATGCTCCCGTGGCTGTACGACGACATCGACGAGCTGGACGCGCTGTTCGGCGCCGATCCGTGGCCTTACGGGCTGGAGCCCAACCGGGCGACGCTGGAGACCCTGATGCAGTTCCTGGTCGACCAGCGTTTCCTCCCAAAGCCCACGCCCGTCGACCAGCTATTCGTACCGATCGTCACGGCCAACGAGTAG
- a CDS encoding CPBP family intramembrane glutamic endopeptidase → MSAPYTAPAKRTTGARSRALWSPLALIAALLAYGNGSAWLATRRSTEVPLRFNWAHVAMLSVVIAWAGLGRFSARELGLAPARIRRSLLSGLALAAVPGLVIRPVLSLPVIARRLAVPEIDRLSRAQIARLLLGQYLIGSALFEEVAFRGLLQAMLARTFDPGRTVLLTSGAFALWHTLIVWHNVARLRAPSVLRPFLTAAALCALFTFGALLGWLRHRTDHLAGAVVAHWLAIVAIVLFIRRRGQPFNASP, encoded by the coding sequence ATGTCCGCGCCGTATACCGCCCCCGCCAAGCGCACGACCGGTGCGCGCAGCCGCGCCCTCTGGTCGCCGCTCGCCCTCATCGCGGCGTTGCTCGCCTACGGCAACGGCAGCGCCTGGCTGGCGACCCGACGGAGCACGGAGGTGCCCCTGCGCTTCAACTGGGCCCACGTGGCGATGCTGAGCGTGGTCATCGCGTGGGCCGGGCTCGGCCGGTTCAGCGCTCGGGAACTGGGCCTGGCGCCCGCCCGTATTCGGCGCAGCCTCCTCTCCGGACTGGCGCTCGCGGCCGTGCCAGGTCTCGTGATCAGGCCCGTGTTGAGTCTGCCGGTAATCGCCCGGCGGCTCGCGGTGCCGGAGATCGACCGGCTCTCCCGCGCGCAGATCGCGCGGCTCTTGCTCGGCCAGTATCTGATCGGATCCGCGCTCTTCGAGGAGGTGGCCTTCCGCGGCCTCCTGCAGGCGATGCTGGCGCGAACGTTCGATCCAGGCCGCACCGTCCTGCTGACCAGTGGGGCCTTCGCACTATGGCACACCCTCATCGTCTGGCACAACGTCGCGCGACTGCGCGCGCCCTCGGTACTCCGTCCGTTCTTGACCGCTGCCGCCCTCTGTGCGCTCTTCACCTTCGGGGCGCTCCTCGGCTGGCTCCGGCATCGGACCGATCACCTCGCGGGCGCGGTGGTTGCCCATTGGCTGGCGATCGTCGCCATCGTTCTGTTCATCCGGCGACGCGGGCAGCCCTTCAACGCGTCTCCATGA
- a CDS encoding ATP-binding protein — protein sequence MNRREPAELQVLLIDDDPAEARKLRELLAALPDPRIVLDWADGFSSGLDRLSERRFDAVMLGLKLFDVEGLVELRTLRARFPSIPVILLAGLAEENAAAELFQEGAQDLLPKEGLTGDALVRSIRFAFERQRAERDVIEREAQLRRLQAVTDSTLVHLVPNELPAALLGPIRDALAADASAIVLHDQPRGVLVRLAAWGLGETAPDSTPVESQFAAHVVAAGRTVAHADLTGCPGGGRQMLDAGIRAVVGTPLLTQGRVLGAVVVGMSQPHPFKEDEVQFLEAVAQRIAPAIELALAHQEHERAVEMRDHVLALVAHDLKAPLASIRARVQMLHIQASRARAGKPASSLIDQVARIEQTTMRMANLVNDLADASQSQLGKSLEMNRSACDLAEIVRFVVADVRAQYGGSTYLITCTVSGGPFVGMWDQPRLERVVRNLLDNALKYSPGGGRIAVGLRRIVTPRGAWASLTVRDHGLGIPRDEFARIFEPFHRGTNVAGKIQGTGLGLASAREVVKLHGGSIAVRSRQGLGSVFTVRLPIEPVRQPE from the coding sequence ATGAACCGAAGAGAACCGGCTGAGCTCCAGGTGCTCCTCATCGACGACGACCCCGCGGAGGCCCGAAAGCTCCGTGAGCTGCTGGCGGCCCTCCCGGACCCCCGCATCGTGCTCGACTGGGCCGATGGTTTCTCGTCAGGTCTGGATCGACTCTCCGAGCGCCGCTTCGACGCGGTGATGCTCGGTCTGAAGCTTTTCGACGTCGAGGGCTTGGTGGAGCTTCGCACCCTTCGCGCCCGCTTTCCCAGCATTCCTGTCATCCTCCTGGCCGGCCTCGCAGAGGAAAACGCCGCGGCGGAACTGTTTCAGGAGGGCGCGCAGGATCTTCTTCCAAAAGAAGGGCTGACGGGCGACGCGCTGGTGCGCTCAATTCGATTCGCATTCGAGCGCCAGCGGGCAGAACGGGACGTCATCGAGCGGGAAGCCCAGCTCCGGAGGCTCCAGGCCGTGACGGACAGTACGCTGGTGCATCTGGTGCCGAATGAATTGCCGGCCGCGCTTCTGGGTCCCATCCGTGACGCGCTCGCCGCGGATGCATCCGCCATCGTTCTGCATGACCAACCGCGTGGCGTCCTCGTGCGGCTCGCTGCGTGGGGACTCGGGGAAACCGCGCCGGACAGCACCCCCGTGGAGAGCCAGTTCGCCGCGCACGTCGTGGCCGCCGGGCGGACGGTCGCGCACGCCGACCTCACCGGCTGCCCGGGTGGGGGGCGGCAGATGCTCGACGCGGGGATCCGTGCCGTCGTGGGAACGCCACTCCTGACGCAGGGACGCGTGCTCGGGGCGGTCGTCGTCGGGATGTCACAGCCCCACCCCTTCAAGGAGGACGAGGTTCAGTTCCTGGAGGCCGTCGCCCAGCGCATTGCGCCGGCCATCGAGCTGGCTCTGGCGCACCAGGAGCACGAGCGCGCGGTCGAGATGCGCGACCACGTGCTGGCGCTCGTCGCGCACGACCTGAAGGCGCCGCTGGCGAGCATTCGCGCCCGCGTGCAGATGCTCCACATCCAGGCTTCGCGTGCAAGGGCCGGCAAGCCAGCCAGCTCACTGATCGACCAGGTTGCGCGCATCGAACAGACCACGATGCGCATGGCAAACCTCGTGAACGACCTGGCGGACGCGTCGCAGTCGCAGCTGGGGAAGAGCCTGGAGATGAATCGCTCCGCATGCGACCTGGCCGAAATCGTGCGGTTCGTGGTAGCGGACGTGCGCGCGCAGTATGGCGGATCGACGTACCTCATCACCTGCACGGTGAGTGGCGGCCCATTCGTCGGGATGTGGGACCAGCCTCGCCTTGAACGCGTGGTGCGGAACCTCCTCGACAACGCATTGAAATATAGCCCCGGCGGAGGTCGAATCGCCGTGGGGCTCAGGCGTATCGTGACACCCCGCGGGGCATGGGCCAGTCTCACTGTTCGCGATCACGGGTTGGGGATCCCCAGGGATGAATTCGCTCGGATCTTCGAGCCGTTCCATCGCGGTACGAACGTCGCCGGAAAGATTCAGGGCACCGGCCTCGGGTTGGCGAGCGCGCGGGAGGTCGTCAAACTCCACGGCGGGTCCATCGCCGTTCGAAGCCGCCAGGGGCTCGGCAGCGTGTTTACGGTCCGCCTGCCGATCGAGCCAGTCAGGCAGCCGGAATAG
- a CDS encoding aromatic-ring-hydroxylating dioxygenase subunit beta translates to MILSREEAEALLYREARLLDERRFPEWLKMFAEDCRYWVPTSEADSPLDPSLIFDDRARMAERVFRLCETRAYAQRPPSRTVHSVSNVEVCEPEPDGAVVVHCAVLIVELREGDASQSGLGSQRLLAARCRYVFVGGPDWRIREKKLLLVDRDLPHHNLSFIL, encoded by the coding sequence TTGATCCTCAGTCGCGAGGAGGCGGAAGCGCTTCTTTATCGCGAGGCGCGCCTGCTCGACGAGCGTCGTTTCCCGGAATGGCTGAAGATGTTCGCGGAGGACTGCCGGTACTGGGTGCCGACGAGCGAGGCTGACTCGCCCCTCGATCCCTCGCTCATCTTCGACGACCGCGCGCGCATGGCGGAGCGGGTCTTTCGCCTGTGCGAAACGCGCGCCTACGCCCAGCGTCCGCCGTCGCGCACGGTCCACAGCGTGTCGAACGTGGAGGTGTGCGAGCCGGAGCCCGACGGGGCGGTCGTCGTGCACTGCGCAGTGCTGATCGTCGAGCTGCGGGAGGGTGACGCGTCCCAGTCGGGCCTGGGCAGCCAGCGACTCCTTGCTGCGCGCTGCCGCTACGTCTTCGTCGGTGGCCCAGACTGGCGAATCCGCGAGAAAAAGCTCCTCCTCGTAGACCGCGACCTGCCGCACCACAATCTCTCGTTCATCCTCTGA
- a CDS encoding GTPase — translation MGAAGRDFHNFNVVFRDNPAFHLVAFTAAQIPEIAGRRYPPALAGSLYRAGIRIVPEAELPRLIREESVDTVYLSYSDLSHEEVMHKASIVLAAGASFGLLGPNATMLRARVPVVSVCAVRTGVGKSPLSRHIVRWLRQRDHRVVAMRHPMPYGDLERQALQRFATEADLDEAHTSVEEREEYQPYVAMGAVVYAGVDYARVLAAAETEADVIVWDGGNNDLPLVRPDLHLVLLDPHRPGHELAYHPGEANLRMADVVVVTKVDTAAPADVDLVVANASAVRPDAPVILADLEITCAEPEAIARRRVALVEDGPTLTHGGMGIGAATVAAQRFGAGEVIDARPFAVGSIADVMCEFPHLRGEIPAMGYSPRQLADLQETLRRIPSDVVIAATPARLSRLLQIEKPIVEVGYEFRERGSQLPTILEAFEERFRGQRPADRSVLM, via the coding sequence ATGGGCGCGGCCGGTCGCGACTTCCATAACTTCAACGTCGTTTTTCGGGACAATCCCGCCTTTCACCTGGTCGCCTTTACGGCGGCTCAGATCCCAGAAATCGCCGGCAGGCGGTACCCTCCTGCGCTCGCGGGGTCGCTGTACCGGGCGGGGATCCGCATCGTCCCGGAGGCGGAGTTGCCGCGCCTCATTCGCGAGGAGTCTGTCGACACCGTCTACCTTTCTTACAGTGATTTGTCGCACGAAGAGGTGATGCACAAAGCATCGATCGTGCTCGCGGCCGGGGCTAGCTTCGGTCTCCTGGGCCCCAATGCCACGATGCTGCGCGCGCGTGTGCCTGTCGTCTCCGTGTGCGCGGTCCGCACGGGCGTGGGAAAGAGTCCCCTGTCACGGCATATCGTCCGCTGGCTCCGCCAGCGCGACCACCGCGTCGTCGCGATGCGCCATCCCATGCCGTACGGGGATCTTGAACGCCAGGCGCTGCAGCGCTTCGCGACCGAGGCGGATCTCGACGAGGCGCATACCAGCGTCGAGGAGCGGGAGGAATACCAGCCCTACGTTGCGATGGGCGCCGTCGTGTACGCGGGCGTAGACTACGCGCGCGTGCTCGCCGCCGCCGAGACGGAGGCCGACGTCATCGTGTGGGATGGCGGCAACAACGACCTGCCGCTGGTTCGCCCCGACCTGCATCTGGTGTTGCTGGATCCCCACCGCCCGGGACACGAGCTTGCCTATCATCCGGGCGAGGCGAACCTGCGGATGGCAGACGTCGTGGTCGTGACGAAGGTGGATACGGCGGCGCCGGCCGACGTGGACCTCGTCGTCGCCAACGCCAGCGCAGTTCGGCCGGACGCGCCCGTCATTCTTGCCGATCTTGAAATCACCTGCGCCGAACCGGAGGCGATCGCCAGACGGCGCGTGGCGCTGGTGGAGGACGGGCCGACGTTGACCCATGGCGGCATGGGGATCGGCGCGGCCACAGTCGCCGCCCAGCGTTTCGGCGCCGGGGAGGTCATCGACGCGCGCCCGTTCGCCGTCGGCTCCATCGCCGACGTCATGTGCGAGTTCCCCCATCTTCGCGGCGAGATCCCGGCGATGGGGTACTCGCCGAGGCAGCTTGCCGACCTTCAGGAAACGCTGCGGCGCATACCGTCCGACGTCGTGATCGCGGCAACACCCGCCCGGCTCTCGCGCCTGCTCCAAATCGAAAAACCCATCGTCGAGGTGGGCTACGAGTTCCGCGAGCGCGGCAGCCAGCTGCCGACGATTCTCGAGGCCTTCGAGGAACGCTTCCGCGGGCAGCGGCCGGCGGACCGCTCGGTGCTGATGTGA
- a CDS encoding response regulator transcription factor encodes MAAGASGRTALVVASRELGWSDVRAAIQTAPEVHRVLEAATCAHAIELAAATPPDVIVCAGVVEGASSATFVRDVRRIAPNALVIVIAGRFEAEELATYARNGAVGYWLWRDLSLDMLRHCLALVCTGAFMVVSRSVGQAFIEGGMVPGSHAPSYLQLSEREHVILTRLSDGMSEDQIAREEHLSRRTVRRVIADLKPKLGAQSLFELGMRAAQRRLVE; translated from the coding sequence TTGGCGGCAGGCGCATCCGGCAGGACTGCCCTCGTCGTCGCTTCACGAGAGTTGGGCTGGAGCGATGTTCGGGCAGCGATTCAGACGGCCCCCGAAGTCCACCGGGTTCTCGAGGCGGCAACGTGCGCCCATGCCATTGAGCTGGCCGCGGCCACTCCGCCCGACGTCATCGTGTGCGCGGGAGTCGTCGAGGGCGCATCCTCCGCGACCTTCGTGCGTGACGTCCGGCGCATCGCGCCCAATGCGCTGGTCATCGTGATCGCGGGCCGCTTCGAGGCCGAAGAGCTGGCGACTTACGCGCGCAACGGCGCGGTCGGATACTGGCTCTGGCGTGACCTGTCCCTGGACATGCTTCGGCATTGTCTCGCCCTCGTCTGCACCGGGGCCTTCATGGTGGTGAGCCGTTCGGTGGGGCAGGCGTTCATCGAGGGCGGAATGGTCCCCGGTTCCCACGCGCCCTCGTACCTCCAGCTCTCCGAGCGCGAGCACGTCATCCTAACGCGACTGAGTGACGGCATGAGCGAAGACCAAATCGCCCGGGAGGAGCACCTGAGCCGGCGCACGGTTCGACGCGTGATCGCAGACCTCAAGCCCAAGCTGGGCGCGCAAAGCCTTTTCGAGCTGGGCATGCGGGCGGCCCAGCGCCGCCTCGTCGAATAG
- a CDS encoding aromatic ring-hydroxylating dioxygenase subunit alpha yields MKIDPAALVVDRENDFRVHTRAYVDPEIFDLEMERIFGTVWVYVAHESEIPAPGDFRTSAIGTQPVIVTRSGDGAIHVLLNRCRHRGSVVCRDERGHGERFQCPYHGWVYGIDGALLGISQADGYPEDFDRATLGLMSAPRVACYRGLIFASLAAHGESLEQRLRDVRKYVDVWCDKSPTGTLRLTRSMHRYAYPGNWKLQLDNGVDGYHGNYVHESFLKIVERAGETTVGAFTNLRKTGSTRGLSHGDGLIDRPYGGMAGQFDYHDPLLEEYHEQLRQAYGPERTQAVLGQQNVLVFPNLFLFESHVRVIRPVSLRETVVEMHPFALDGVSDELNQARIRTHERFFGPAGFGAPDDVEMFVNVQSGLQARAVDWLLMSRGLHREKVNQDGEHVGASTDEAPQRAAYREWRRLMSRADERQHPGPELTAHPSPPPTDEGEAS; encoded by the coding sequence ATGAAGATCGATCCCGCGGCGCTGGTGGTCGACCGGGAGAACGACTTCCGCGTTCATACGCGAGCCTACGTGGACCCGGAGATCTTTGATCTGGAGATGGAGCGCATCTTCGGGACCGTATGGGTCTACGTAGCTCACGAGTCCGAGATTCCGGCGCCGGGCGACTTCCGCACCTCCGCCATCGGGACGCAGCCCGTCATCGTGACGCGCAGCGGCGATGGCGCCATCCACGTGCTCCTGAATCGCTGCCGGCACCGCGGGTCGGTCGTGTGCCGGGACGAGCGTGGCCACGGCGAGCGGTTTCAGTGCCCATACCACGGATGGGTGTACGGGATTGACGGCGCGCTGCTGGGCATCTCGCAGGCCGATGGGTACCCCGAGGACTTCGACCGTGCGACGCTCGGTCTCATGTCCGCCCCGAGAGTGGCGTGCTACCGGGGCCTGATCTTTGCGAGTCTCGCTGCCCATGGGGAGTCGTTGGAGCAGCGGCTCCGCGACGTGCGCAAGTACGTGGACGTCTGGTGTGACAAGTCGCCGACGGGCACGCTGCGGCTGACCAGGTCGATGCATCGCTACGCGTATCCCGGCAACTGGAAGCTTCAACTGGACAATGGAGTCGACGGTTACCACGGCAACTACGTCCACGAGTCGTTTCTCAAGATCGTAGAGCGCGCAGGGGAGACGACCGTCGGCGCGTTCACCAACCTGCGAAAGACGGGATCTACGCGCGGGCTGAGCCACGGGGACGGGCTAATCGATCGGCCCTATGGGGGGATGGCGGGCCAGTTTGACTACCATGACCCGCTCCTGGAGGAGTACCACGAGCAGCTCCGCCAGGCGTACGGCCCCGAGCGGACGCAGGCGGTGCTGGGCCAGCAAAACGTCCTGGTGTTTCCGAACCTGTTCCTCTTCGAGTCCCACGTCCGGGTGATCCGGCCGGTGAGCCTCCGCGAGACGGTGGTCGAAATGCATCCCTTCGCGCTGGACGGCGTTTCGGATGAGCTGAACCAGGCGCGAATTCGAACGCACGAACGCTTCTTCGGTCCGGCCGGCTTCGGGGCGCCCGACGACGTAGAGATGTTCGTCAACGTTCAGTCGGGCCTTCAGGCGCGCGCCGTCGACTGGCTGCTCATGAGCCGCGGGCTGCACCGCGAAAAGGTCAATCAGGATGGCGAGCACGTCGGCGCGTCGACGGACGAGGCGCCCCAGCGCGCGGCCTATCGCGAGTGGCGTCGGCTGATGAGCCGCGCCGACGAGCGTCAGCACCCGGGCCCAGAGCTGACGGCGCACCCATCGCCTCCGCCCACCGATGAAGGGGAAGCTTCTTGA
- the arcC gene encoding carbamate kinase: MTRLVVALGGNALLRRGEPLEASVQRRNVRRAAESLALLARDHELVITHGNGPQVGLLALQSAAYSSVRPYPLDILGAESEGMIGYLIENDLRNALPGHEVATLLTQVIVDRHDPAFRRPTKPIGPLYPEAEARRLALERGWTVGHDGTQWRRLVPSPDPVEIVQLRPIRILCSAGVTVICGGGGGVPVVRDERGHLDGVEAVIDKDLLAALLASSVAADGLVMLTDVDAVYEGWGGPEPRPIREATPRELRAGCFAPGSMGPKVEAACRFVERGGTFAAIGALADAPAILKGRAGTTVRRAVGQ, from the coding sequence GTGACTCGGCTGGTCGTGGCCCTGGGCGGCAATGCGCTCCTGCGCCGCGGCGAGCCGCTGGAGGCGTCCGTTCAACGGCGGAACGTGCGGCGCGCGGCCGAATCGCTCGCGCTGCTGGCGCGCGATCACGAGCTGGTAATCACCCACGGGAATGGACCGCAGGTCGGGCTGCTGGCCCTGCAGAGCGCGGCTTACTCATCGGTGCGCCCGTATCCTCTCGACATTCTCGGCGCTGAGAGCGAGGGCATGATTGGCTATCTGATCGAGAATGACCTGCGGAATGCTCTGCCCGGGCACGAGGTGGCGACCCTGCTGACGCAGGTAATCGTCGACCGCCACGACCCCGCGTTCCGCCGTCCCACGAAACCGATCGGTCCCCTCTACCCCGAGGCCGAGGCCCGGCGCCTCGCGCTCGAGCGCGGATGGACGGTCGGGCACGATGGGACGCAATGGCGGCGACTCGTGCCGTCGCCGGATCCGGTGGAGATCGTGCAGCTTCGGCCGATTCGTATCCTCTGCTCGGCGGGCGTGACCGTCATCTGCGGGGGCGGCGGGGGCGTTCCGGTCGTGCGCGACGAGCGCGGCCACCTCGATGGGGTGGAAGCTGTGATCGACAAAGACCTCCTGGCGGCGCTGCTCGCCTCGAGCGTTGCCGCTGACGGCCTCGTGATGCTCACGGACGTGGACGCCGTATACGAGGGATGGGGCGGACCGGAGCCGCGCCCGATCCGCGAGGCCACGCCGCGCGAGCTCAGGGCGGGCTGCTTCGCACCGGGCTCCATGGGTCCCAAGGTCGAGGCCGCGTGCCGCTTCGTCGAGAGGGGTGGGACATTCGCCGCGATCGGCGCGCTCGCTGACGCCCCGGCTATTCTGAAAGGAAGGGCAGGCACGACGGTGCGCCGCGCCGTCGGCCAATAG
- a CDS encoding AMP-binding protein produces MARNLGELVLHATASYGDAVAFQVRRGFRIERLTFADVGLRARQTAAWLVARGLRPGDRVVVWSPNMPEYAVLYFGAWLAGVVVVPIDVRTKQDVADRFVAAAQPSLALVARSIGVPFGESVRESFVLEDLFDMVAGADPEREMPDVGPSSLCEIAFTSGTTGVPKGVMLTHGNLIAEIEGLRVAFPLERSYRALSLLPLSHIFEQAINLLLAYTSGVRMTYVPRVNSLTILRTLQEDRITCFVLVPELLRMLLAGLERGARQRGRERAWEAAHRVAPYLPWALRRALFRDVHRALGGSLDFIGSGSAPLDLKLASTFERMGIHIYEGYGLTEVAGAATINGRRDRRVGSVGRAIPGVEITTADDGEILIRGPTVTSGYFANTELTARAFRGEWFRTGDVGEVDGDGFLHISGREAFKIVLPDGRKVYPEDVEQALNSHPLVRESCVVGLPRPGGESVHAVLLTDHPERAGQIVRDANRVLSNHEQITSHSVWDGDDFPRTPILKIDRKAVRAAVDRHERAAGPALIEGTGTAADQLLAIVGRLAGRAPIDVRPDDALGLDLGLDSLGRVELVAAIEEEMGRVVDELGVGPATTVAELRRMVAAGAPTVEFRPGARWQRSWWARGIGRVLLWGAFRIQDRSMRLEIVHPELAARLPFPSIWIFNYQGPYAALAVLRAVPRRLRDRVAVATDSRLWEGRDRWQGVLAALAIQAFPFVKSGGAVRPSLEEMGRWLDDGYAVIMSPEGNPEQDGVMLPFLGGVGLMAVEMRVPIVPFRLEDYHKLFPRDPQFPYLPNRSGTARVIVGEPFTVPKTMPHDEASELARRALMETR; encoded by the coding sequence GTGGCGCGAAACCTGGGCGAGCTGGTTCTCCACGCGACGGCGAGCTACGGCGACGCCGTCGCATTTCAGGTCCGGCGAGGATTTCGCATCGAGCGGCTCACGTTCGCCGATGTCGGCCTCCGCGCCCGACAAACGGCGGCGTGGCTCGTTGCGCGCGGGCTCAGGCCGGGCGATCGAGTCGTCGTCTGGTCCCCCAACATGCCGGAATATGCCGTGCTGTACTTCGGCGCCTGGCTCGCCGGCGTGGTGGTCGTCCCCATCGACGTTCGGACGAAGCAAGACGTGGCCGATCGCTTCGTCGCGGCGGCGCAGCCGTCCCTCGCCCTCGTTGCGCGATCGATTGGGGTGCCCTTCGGCGAATCCGTGCGTGAGAGCTTTGTCCTGGAGGACCTGTTCGACATGGTCGCCGGCGCCGATCCCGAACGAGAGATGCCGGACGTGGGGCCGTCCAGCTTGTGCGAGATCGCCTTCACCTCCGGCACGACCGGCGTGCCCAAAGGCGTGATGCTCACCCACGGGAATCTCATCGCCGAGATCGAGGGGCTGCGAGTGGCCTTTCCATTGGAGCGCTCCTACCGCGCCCTCTCGCTTCTCCCCCTGAGCCACATCTTCGAGCAGGCGATCAATCTGCTCCTGGCTTATACCAGCGGCGTTCGGATGACATACGTGCCGCGGGTCAATAGCCTGACGATCCTCCGCACGCTCCAGGAGGACCGCATCACCTGCTTCGTGCTCGTGCCGGAGCTGCTCCGAATGCTCCTGGCAGGGCTGGAGCGCGGGGCGCGTCAGCGTGGGCGGGAGCGTGCGTGGGAGGCGGCCCACCGCGTCGCGCCGTACCTGCCCTGGGCTCTGCGGCGCGCGCTCTTTCGCGACGTGCACCGCGCCCTGGGCGGGAGCCTCGATTTCATCGGAAGCGGGAGCGCGCCCCTCGACCTCAAGCTGGCGTCGACGTTCGAGCGGATGGGGATTCACATCTACGAGGGGTATGGGCTCACGGAGGTCGCCGGCGCGGCGACCATCAACGGCCGCCGGGACCGCCGCGTCGGGAGCGTGGGCCGGGCGATCCCCGGCGTCGAGATCACCACGGCCGATGACGGCGAGATCCTGATTCGCGGCCCAACGGTGACGAGCGGGTACTTCGCCAACACCGAGCTCACGGCCCGAGCGTTTCGCGGCGAGTGGTTCCGCACCGGCGACGTCGGTGAAGTCGATGGCGACGGGTTCCTCCATATCTCGGGACGCGAAGCCTTCAAGATCGTGCTGCCCGACGGGCGGAAGGTCTATCCCGAGGACGTGGAGCAGGCGCTGAACAGCCACCCGCTGGTCCGGGAGAGCTGCGTGGTTGGGCTTCCTCGGCCGGGCGGCGAGAGCGTGCACGCGGTGCTGCTTACAGACCACCCGGAGCGGGCCGGGCAGATCGTCCGGGATGCGAACCGCGTTCTCTCCAACCACGAGCAGATTACGAGCCACAGCGTGTGGGATGGGGACGACTTTCCGCGTACGCCGATCTTGAAAATCGACCGCAAGGCGGTGCGCGCTGCCGTGGATCGGCATGAGCGCGCAGCCGGGCCCGCACTGATCGAGGGAACCGGCACGGCCGCGGACCAGCTGCTCGCGATCGTCGGTCGGCTGGCGGGCCGCGCGCCGATCGATGTGCGGCCCGACGACGCGCTGGGTCTGGACCTGGGGCTGGACTCGCTCGGCCGCGTGGAGCTCGTCGCGGCGATCGAGGAGGAGATGGGGCGCGTGGTCGACGAGTTGGGCGTCGGGCCGGCCACCACCGTCGCGGAGCTGCGGCGGATGGTCGCGGCAGGCGCGCCCACGGTGGAATTTCGCCCGGGGGCTCGGTGGCAGCGGTCGTGGTGGGCGCGCGGCATTGGCCGCGTGCTCCTTTGGGGCGCCTTTCGGATCCAGGACCGCTCGATGCGGCTCGAAATCGTCCACCCCGAGCTGGCCGCGCGCCTGCCGTTCCCGTCGATCTGGATCTTCAACTACCAGGGACCCTACGCGGCCCTGGCGGTGCTGCGCGCGGTCCCGAGGCGCCTCCGAGACCGCGTCGCCGTGGCGACGGACTCGCGCCTCTGGGAGGGGCGCGACCGCTGGCAGGGCGTACTGGCGGCCCTCGCCATTCAGGCGTTTCCCTTCGTGAAGAGCGGCGGCGCCGTTCGGCCGAGCCTCGAGGAGATGGGCCGATGGCTGGACGACGGTTACGCGGTGATCATGAGTCCCGAGGGCAACCCCGAACAGGACGGGGTCATGCTGCCGTTTCTTGGCGGCGTGGGCCTTATGGCCGTGGAGATGCGGGTGCCGATCGTTCCGTTTCGCCTCGAGGACTACCATAAGCTCTTCCCACGCGATCCGCAGTTTCCGTATCTTCCCAACAGATCCGGAACGGCGCGCGTGATCGTCGGGGAGCCATTCACCGTACCAAAGACAATGCCACACGATGAGGCGAGCGAGCTGGCCCGCCGAGCCCTCATGGAGACGCGTTGA